Proteins from one Rosa chinensis cultivar Old Blush chromosome 7, RchiOBHm-V2, whole genome shotgun sequence genomic window:
- the LOC112177712 gene encoding uncharacterized protein LOC112177712 — MSLNCLTCQVLQRTDSSGSERNYKQGKARKACNRKLCCVNMDRSWSGNLTPPPYYETIDRSAPLLGENGKKKKNAQKAGHRRLCSTGGVAYEGSTEPKLVRSAGMRRDWSFENLGRLRKESKGRNLY, encoded by the coding sequence ATGAGCCTCAATTGCTTGACTTGCCAGGTTCTGCAGAGGACGGATTCTTCGGGCTCCGAAAGGAACTATAAACAAGGCAAGGCTCGGAAGGCATGTAATAGGAAGCTATGCTGTGTAAACATGGACAGAAGCTGGTCCGGAAACCTAACTCCGCCGCCTTATTATGAGACAATAGATAGGTCAGCTCCTTTGTTGGGTGAGAatggcaagaagaagaagaatgccCAAAAGGCAGGGCATCGCAGGCTTTGTAGCACAGGTGGAGTTGCATATGAAGGGAGCACTGAACCAAAGTTGGTTAGGAGCGCTGGAATGAGAAGGGATTGGAGCTTTGAGAATTTGGGACGGCTCAGAAAAGAAAGCAAAGGGAGGAACTTATATTAA
- the LOC112175688 gene encoding transcription factor MYC2 → MTDYRIPPTMNLWTDDNASLMEAFMSNSDLTSFWAAQPAQPATQPAHPLHQPQSSASTSDYPRPPAAQSQSQSQPPPPPAAAPFNQETLMQRLQALIEGARESWTYAIFWQSSYEMSGASVLGWGEGFYKDERDKVKAKPKTTTSLVEQEYRKKVLRDLNSLISGADNTAEDDVVDQEVTDTEWFFLVSMTQNFVNGVGLPGQAFFQSNPVWVAGPDRLADSPCERARQGQLFGLQTMVCVPTANGVVELGSTELIYQSADLMNKVRVLFDFNNLEVGSWPMGGAADQGENDPSSLWINDNPASTIEVVKDSVHMGPATSGPSTSNHQISKPIQFDSHPSSSGLSENPSAVLQVQSQSNHHHQAQQQVQTQSFFTRELNFSDYNAYDGSSVKNSNSNSHSLKPESGEILNFGESKRTSYSANNGKLFSAQSQIAAEDNNKKKRSPPSRGSNDEGILSFSSGVILPSSSGVVKSSAGPVDSDHSDLEASVAKEADSSRVVDPEKRPRKRGRKPANGREEPLNHVEAERQRREKLNQRFYALRAVVPNVSKMDKASLLGDAISYITELKTKLQTTESDKEDLHKQVETLSKELQESRTSSGLDQELKGSNKLIDLDIDVKILGWDARIQIQCSKKNHPAARLMAALMELDLDVHHASVSVVNDLMIQQATVRMGSRIYTQEQLRLALSAKVGDAR, encoded by the coding sequence ATGACGGACTACCGGATACCTCCCACCATGAATCTCTGGACGGACGACAACGCGTCTCTCATGGAAGCCTTCATGAGCAACTCCGATCTCACCTCCTTCTGGGCCGCCCAGCCGGCCCAGCCCGCAACCCAGCCCGCACATCCCCTCCACCAGCCTCAGTCCTCCGCTTCCACCTCCGACTATCCCCGCCCTCCGGCCGCGCAGTCGCAGTCGCAGTCGCAGCCTCCGCCGCCGCCGGCCGCTGCGCCGTTCAACCAGGAGACGCTTATGCAGCGGCTTCAGGCGCTGATCGAGGGAGCCAGGGAGAGCTGGACCTACGCCATCTTCTGGCAGTCGTCGTACGAGATGTCCGGAGCTTCCGTGCTCGGATGGGGCGAGGGGTTCTACAAGGACGAGAGGGACAAGGTGAAAGCGAAGCCCAAAACGACGACGTCGTTGGTCGAGCAGGAGTACCGGAAGAAGGTGCTGAGAGACCTCAACTCTTTGATTTCCGGGGCCGACAACACCGCCGAGGACGACGTCGTGGATCAGGAAGTCACTGATACGGAATGGTTCTTCCTCGTTTCCATGACCCAGAACTTCGTCAACGGCGTCGGGTTGCCGGGTCAGGCTTTTTTTCAGTCCAACCCGGTCTGGGTCGCCGGGCCGGACCGCCTCGCCGACTCGCCGTGCGAGCGGGCCAGACAAGGTCAGTTGTTCGGCCTACAGACTATGGTCTGCGTCCCGACGGCGAATGGGGTCGTCGAGTTGGGCTCGACGGAGCTTATATACCAGAGCGCGGATCTGATGAACAAGGTCCGAGTGTTGTTTGATTTCAATAACCTTGAAGTCGGTTCTTGGCCCATGGGTGGCGCCGCCGATCAGGGAGAGAACGACCCGTCGTCGCTGTGGATCAACGACAACCCGGCCAGCACAATTGAAGTTGTCAAGGACTCAGTGCACATGGGTCCGGCGACTTCAGGACCCAGTACTAGTAACCATCAAATCTCGAAGCCGATTCAGTTCGACAGCCACCCTAGTTCGAGTGGCTTATCCGAGAATCCGAGCGCCGTTCTCCAAGTACAATCTCAGAGCAATCACCACCACCAAGCCCAGCAGCAAGTACAGACGCAGAGCTTCTTCACCAGGGAGCTGAACTTCTCCGATTACAACGCCTACGACGGCAGCAGCGTCAAGAATTCGAATTCGAATTCTCATTCCTTGAAGCCGGAATCCGGCGAGATATTGAACTTCGGCGAGAGCAAGAGGACATCTTACAGTGCCAACAACGGGAAGTTGTTTTCGGCTCAATCCCAAATCGCCGCCGaagacaacaacaaaaagaagagaTCGCCGCCGTCGAGGGGCAGCAACGACGAGGGGATCCTGTCGTTTAGTTCGGGAGTGATTCTACCGTCGAGCAGCGGCGTCGTGAAATCGAGCGCCGGCCCAGTAGATTCCGACCACTCCGACCTCGAAGCCTCCGTGGCTAAGGAGGCTGACAGTAGCAGAGTTGTGGACCCGGAAAAACGACCCCGGAAAAGAGGTCGTAAACCGGCGAACGGCAGAGAGGAGCCGCTGAACCACGTAGAGGCGGAGAGACAGAGAAGAGAGAAGCTCAACCAGAGATTCTATGCTCTCCGAGCTGTCGTCCCAAATGTTTCGAAAATGGACAAGGCATCTCTGCTTGGAGACGCCATCTCTTACATCACCGAGCTCAAGACGAAGCTGCAAACGACGGAGTCCGACAAGGAGGACCTCCACAAGCAAGTGGAGACGTTAAGTAAAGAGCTACAAGAGTCCCGAACGTCTTCGGGTTTGGACCAAGAGCTTAAAGGGTCTAATAAGTTGATCGATTTGGATATTGATGTGAAGATACTCGGATGGGACGCTAGGATTCAAATTCAATGTAGCAAGAAGAACCACCCTGCGGCGAGACTAATGGCGGCGCTGATGGAGCTGGACTTGGATGTACACCATGCCAGCGTCTCGGTAGTCAATGATTTGATGATCCAGCAAGCCACGGTGAGGATGGGCAGCCGGATTTACACGCAGGAGCAGCTCAGGTTAGCTCTATCAGCCAAAGTGGGGGATGCCAGATAA
- the LOC112177713 gene encoding zinc finger BED domain-containing protein RICESLEEPER 3-like has translation MKRRLTSYKTLMFEGEFLHLRCACHIINLIVKDGLKELQDGIAAIWNCAKYVRSSSSRLDKFREFAVLEQCRANANVPLDVVTRWNNTYLMLEAALKYEAVFGRMGEEDCNFKAYFEEKDRNGKPRVGPPSSEDWRNAEAFCLFLKKFYEATVKLSAWKKITANILFVEMVTLQTEIDKAIIAEDPILKRVATSMKAKFNKYWGSFESVNKIIMIANVLDPRYKLQWAKVAMQKVNASYETIHSIQGDLKTILLKMYDEYKANEGSNEDEPYMGEDLGFEGDDLENLDEVSKQITRERMAEQSQCIRNEVDQYLSDRYVSLLAKNFEIHKWWKANELTYPILSKLAKDVFVVPCSTVPSENAFSLGSRVVDPFRASLTPKMVEALVCSSDWLKSDPPNFYKDPTDDDLEMYHSLEELERENAFNQGMESTLTNLSSTQTDA, from the exons ATGAAGAGAAGGTTGACCAGTTACAAGACTTTGATGTTTGAGGGAGAGTTTTTACATTTAAGATGTGCATGCCACATTATAAATTTGATAGTTAAGGATGGTCTGAAGGAGTTACAAGATGGGATTGCTGCTATATGGAACTGTGCCAAGTATGTTAGGAGTTCATCAagtcgtcttgacaagtttagGGAGTTTGCTGTTTTGGAACAGTGCAGGGCAAATGCCAATGTTCCATTAGATGTAGTCACAAGATGGAACAACACATACCTCATGCTTGAAGCTGCACTTAAGTATGAAGCTGTGTTCGGTAGAATGGGTGAAGAAGACTGCAATTTTAAAGCTTATTTCGAAGAAAAGGACAGAAATGGCAAACCCAGGGTTGGACCACCATCTAGTGAGGATTGGAGGAATGCAGAagcattttgtttgtttttgaagAAGTTTTATGAAGCTACTGTGAAGCTGAGCGCTTGGAAGAAGATCACTGCCAatatattatttgttgaaatGGTTACATTGCAAACTGAGATTGACAAGGCTATCATTGCAGAAGACCCTATTTTGAAGAGGGTTGCCACTTCAATGAAGGCCAAGTTCAACAAATATTGGGGAAGCTTCGAATCGGTGAACAAGATAATCATGATAGCTAATGTTCTTGACCCAAGATACAAGCTGCAGTGGGCTAAAGTAGCAATGCAAAAAGTCAATGCAAGCTACGAGACAATTCATTCAATACAAGGGGACTTAAAGACAATTTTGCTGAAGATGTATGATGAATACAAAGCCAATGAAGGCAGCAACGAAGATGAACCGTACATGGGAGAAGATCTAGGATTCGAAGGGGATGACTTGGAGAATCTTGATGAAGTCAGCAAGCAAATAACAAGGGAGAGGATGGCAGAGCAGTCACAATGCATACGAAATGAGGTTGATCAGTATTTATCGGATAGGTATGTTAGCCTCCTTGCAAAGAATTTTGAAATTCATAAGTGGTGGAAGGCCAATGAGTTAACCTATCCAATCCTATCAAAGTTAGCAAAGGATGTTTTTGTTGTTCCTTGCTCAACGGTGCCTTCGGAGAATGCATTTAGTTTGGGATCAAGAGTGGTGGATCCTTTTAGAGCTTCATTGACACCAAAAATGGTGGAAGCCCTTGTTTGCAGTTCGGATTGGTTAAAGTCTGATCCCCCAAACTTCTACAAAGATCCCACTGACGATGACCTTGAAATGTATCACTCTTTGGAGGAACTTGAGAGGG AAAATGCTTTTAATCAAGGAATGGAGTCAACATTGACCAATCTCAGCTCTACACAAACTGATGCATAG